Proteins from one Deltaproteobacteria bacterium genomic window:
- a CDS encoding flavin reductase family protein produces the protein MKKRWLEAFGRMTYGIYVLTARVDEIINGMIASWVAQVSYDPPMIMAAVHPNRYSHGLIEKSGFFALHVLDRSQKAMLQRFKGPDPGKKFSGTPWHYGKTGAPVLTDCPAWFELEVKARHTPGNHTLFFGEVVDAGVHSEGTPLCTLDYDGLYTGKV, from the coding sequence ATGAAAAAGAGATGGCTCGAGGCGTTCGGTCGCATGACCTACGGCATATATGTGCTGACAGCCCGTGTAGATGAGATCATCAACGGCATGATCGCCTCATGGGTCGCCCAGGTGTCTTACGACCCGCCCATGATCATGGCGGCCGTGCATCCCAACCGCTATTCCCACGGACTGATCGAAAAAAGCGGTTTCTTCGCACTGCACGTACTGGACCGCTCGCAAAAGGCGATGCTGCAACGGTTCAAGGGGCCGGACCCCGGTAAAAAATTCTCGGGCACTCCCTGGCATTATGGAAAAACCGGAGCTCCCGTTCTGACAGACTGCCCGGCCTGGTTCGAACTCGAGGTAAAGGCGCGCCACACTCCCGGCAACCACACCCTCTTTTTCGGAGAAGTCGTCGACGCCGGGGTGCATTCCGAGGGCACGCCCTTGTGCACCCTGGACTATGATGGGTTGTATACAGGTAAGGTTTGA